In the genome of Coregonus clupeaformis isolate EN_2021a unplaced genomic scaffold, ASM2061545v1 scaf2288, whole genome shotgun sequence, the window GGGAATTCGTTTTTTCTACCAAACTCTCCAGTTCAGTTCTTCTTCATTCAGTTATTTTTCAGAAAATTATTCTTAAATGTTTTTACCATATCGCACCATCAACAGAATTCTTTCAAATATTTAGCCTACTTACAGGGAGCTCTTGTCTCCCCGTGACTATTTTCCCTCTTATGTAATACTGTAAATGTGGTGTATATAACTTGCCAGCTCTGCAAAGGATGGTTAAAGAATGATACCACCCTGACATTTGCATGTCTGTAGCCTACCCCTGGAAAAAAGAGATACATGGAGTAGACATGTTTTAAATGCAAACTTCTTTACCTTCTTAGGTGTTCTGGTAGAATTGACTTTGAATGTTGTTAATGGCAAAATCTAGAACCCAGAAGTCTAGAATCTAGAACACACATCAGACACAGTTTATCATACTTTATTTTGTAGGGAACCACAGGTACTTTAAAAGAAGGTTATACAGAGCTGTACATAGGAGAGCAGTATTCACAGAAATGATAGCCATGTCTTCTCCCAAAGTTTAAATACTATTCTTTAATTCtctataatatttttttataataatgatACAATAAAAGCTTGTGTAACTGGTCCTGCAGCTTTTTCGATATGTTGTCGATGATgtcattgttgtgttacagggctcatttttttttctccaaaaaggaAAATTAAAAAGAGTTATGATTTCTAACACATAACAGGCACAGACTGCCATCCTGCGTATGATGGTGTATGTATGATGACGCCCAATTCACTCACAAAAGAGAGACTGAAagacagagggatagatagacagaaagagacaaagagagggagagatgtgcCCCATTTGAATACTTCGAAATGCTTCCTTCCTgagtaatcactgatctgattTGGTTGGGCCGGTCAGAGTAATAAGACCCGTCACCTTGCTTTCACCTGTCCAATCACCAATGGATCTGTGCTTACCTGAAGAAAGGATGCATCTCTTCAGTATGCGAACAGAGACAGATAAGCTTGATGTTGGAGAGTGGTCAGTAACAGTTGGAGAACGGGCATCAGTTCATAGTAAGGTTGCTGGGGGGTTGGATGTTGAATTTCGGACCCCCCTGGTTGAGACCCCCTCTTCCGCTGCCCTGACCCCCAATCCCTGATCTTTGACCTCCAGGTGGGTCACTTCCAGAGCTGTGTGCTGAGTGTCTGACCGGAGGGTGAAGCGGCCCAGCCTCCCATGGTGGAGGCAGGCTGACCGAAGGCCATGCCCCCGGCACCGTTCAGACTCATCCCTGACATCTGCTGGTTCAtctggggaagaaagagagagacgagtAGTAAGGTAAAGGTGTCAGGGTCAGGGAAACACAATATTGCCTAATACAAGATCAAACCCCCTTACCCCAATGCATCTATATCGATCTCAGAAAATTGGATAGTTATGGCAATATGGTAACATTACCTAATTAAGTTAACTCCCAAAGATACTGATCTTGTATTCTCATTAAACCATCTTATACTTCAAATGCAAAGCTTACTCCTAGGGGAAAAACCCCAATATGCCAAAGAACGAGACAACAAAATAACTACCATACCTGTCCCATGTTCCACTGGCCCTGCTGCCCAGGCTGGACGGCATACATCCCCTGCATGCCCTGAGCGGGCACCATACCCGCGGGCATCCCCCCCTGGGGTACCCCCCATCATCCTCGGAGCCATGCCAACCATCCCGGCCGAGGCGCTTGTCCCATGAAACCGTTGGGCATCGTCATGCCAACCATCATGCCTGTGTTGGGTCCCATCATGGCGGCTTCGCTCTGAGCCATCATGGCACCCATGACGGTGGTGGGGGGCATGCCCGTGCCCATGCCAGGAAAGGCCTGGTAGCCAGTGGGGACCTGCTGCTGGGGGATGCCTACTGGAAACTGCATCTGGGCGGGGTTCATGTATATACCAGCTggagtggagaaagagaggagaaatactGAGAACAGGGTTGCACAGTTTGTCTTTCTTTCAAAATAAAACGTTCTGTTAACCTTTATGACGGCTTGCCACAGATAAACTGAGAGAGTGGGAAAGTGACTGAACAACTTGGTTGGTGACTTGTTTAGAAGTGTTTGGTATTTACACTATATAGCCCAGAGCCAGTTGGAGACCATTTCCAACCTCTGTGTtattggttggtgtgtgtgtgtgagtgtgtgtgtgtgtgcatgcacttgtGTTTGCGTGCACATGCCCAAAATGATGCATGACAGGGCGACCATTTTACTGGCATATgcgcctaaatattttgctgtgcgacctggaataTTAATTTAGGAGCACAAGTGCGcctggattttaaaaaaaatctccCAGATGATGATTGTTGTAATGATTACTTCACTGTACCGAAGCCCCTGAGTGCCATGGAGAATACACTGAGCACAGATTCATTACTATAAAGAAAACGGCTTGTTAACCTCATATTTGtcattgtgctcctaaatgtctttgtgtgctcctacatttttcaacttaggcgcacatgtgctccttgtaaaaaaggtcagtgtagagccctgcatgagtgtacagtatgtgcatgTGTACGCTTGTCTGTATTTCTCCTTACCAGGCGGGGCCTGCTGGTGCTGGGGCATCTGAGGCATACTGGTGTTCCCATACAGGGACAGGATGGAGTCCTTGGAGAGGTGTTTCTTGGCCCCGGTGTCCTCCCCCTTAATGCCAACTCCACCACCAGTCTCACTGAACAGGTCCAGGTCTCCCTGGGTAGAGCCTGAGGATGGGGTTGCTGCTGGGGTTGTGTTGGGGTGCTGGCTGGGGTACTGGAGCTAGCCTGGAAGAAGGAAGCAAAACTGTAAGAACTACGTAAGAAAAGTCGCTAACCATATTCAGTCTCTCTTGATCTTCAAACTTCTCTCACGCTAACATGCACTGGCCTGCATGCAtggatggatatatatatatatatatatatatatatacagttgaagtctgaagtttacatacacttaggttggagtcattaaaacttgtttttcaaccactccacaaatttcttcttaacaaactatagttttggcaagtaggttaggacatctactttgtgcatgacacaagtaatttttccaacaattgtttacggacagattatttcacttataattcactgtatcacaattccagtgggtcagaagtttacatacactaagttgactgtgcctttaaacagcttggaaaattccagaaaattatgtcatggctttagaagcttctgataggctaattgacatcatttgcgtcaactggaggtgtacctgtggatgtatttcaaggcctaccttcaaactcagtgcctctttgcttgacatcatgggaaaatcaaagaaaatcagccaagacctcagaaaaaaattgtagtacaagtctggttcatccttgggagcaatttccaaaggcctgaaagtaccacgttcatctgtacaaacaatagtacgcaagtataaacaccatgggaccacgcagccgtcatactgctcaggaaagagacgcgttctgtctcctaaagatgaacatactttggtgcgaaaagtgcaaatcaatcccagaacaacagcaaaggaccttgtgaagatgctggaggaaacaggtacaaaagtatctatatccacagtaaaacaagtcctatatcgacataacctgaaaggccgctcagcaaggaagatgccaccgctccaaaaccaccataaaaaagccagactacggtttgcaactgcacatggggacaaagatcatacttttttagagaaatgtcctctggtctgatgaaacaaaaatagaactgtttggccataatgaccatcgttatgtttggaggaaaaatggggtggcttgcaagctgaaaaacaccatcccaaccgtgaagcacggggtggcagcatcatgctgtgggggtgctttgctgcaggagggactggtgcacttcacaaaatagatggcatcatgaggaaggaaaattatgtggatattttgaagcaatatctcaagacatcagtcaggaagttaaagcttggtcgcaaatgggtcttccaaatggacaaactTCCATTTGTGGCaaaatgttgtggcaaaatggcttaaggagaacaaagtcaaggtattggagtggccatcgcaaagccctgacctcaatcctacagaacatgtggacagaactgaaaaagcgtgtgcgagcaaggaggcctacaacctgactcagttacaccagctccgtcagaggaatgggccaaaattcacccaacttattgtgggaagcttgtggaaggctacccgaaacgtttgacccaagttaaacaatttaaaggcaatgctaccaaatactaattgagtgtgtgtaaacttctgaccaactgggaatgtgatgaaataaataaaagctgaaataaatcactctactattattctgaaatgtcacattcttaaaataaagtggtgatcttaactgacctaaaacagggaatttttaataggattaaatgtcaggaattgtgaaaaactgagtttaaatgtatttggctaagatgtaaacttccgacttcaactgtatatatatatttttttcttccacTGGTCCTCCATGGGAAACGAACGCACAACCTTGGCGGTGCAAGcgacatgctctatcaactgagccatcATTGAGATGTAGACATATAGGTAATATGTtgtgcatgtacagtgagggaaaaaagtatttgatcccctgctgattttgtacgtttgcccactgacaaagacatgaccagtctataattttaatggtaggtttatttgaacagtgagagacagaataacaacaaaaaaatccagaaaaacgcatgtcaaaaatggtataattgatttgcatttccaatgagggaaataagtatttgacccctctgcaaaaacatgacttagtacttggtggcaaaacccttgttggcaatcacagaggtcagacgtttcttgtagttggccaaaaggtttgcacacatctcaggagggattttgtcccactcctctttgcagatcttctccaagttattaaggttttgaggctgacgtttggcaactcgaaccttcagctccctccacagattttctatgggattaaggtctggagactggctaggccactccaggaccttaatgtgcttcttcttgagccactcctttgttgccttggctgtgtattttgggtcattgtcatgctggaatacccatccacgacccattttcaatgccctggctgagggaaggaggttctcactcaagatttgacggtacatggccccgtccatcgtccctttgatgcagtgaagttgtcctgtccccttagcagaaaaaacacccccaagagcataatgtttccacctccatgtttgacggtggggatggtgttcttggggtcataggcagcattcctcctcctccaaacacggcaagttgagttgatgccaaagagcttgattttggtctcatctgaccacaacactttcacccagttcttctctgaataattcagatgttcattggcaaacttcagacgggcctgtatatgtgctttcttgagcaggggggaccttgcggggcgctgcaggatttcatggTATAAATCTCCCACAGGAATTCCTAATATGGGAATATCCCCCATATCCAACAGCTGATAAAAGCATTATGAGGGGAACCCTCAGAATTGTGCTTGCTACTCCATCTAGAGGCCCTGAGCGAGAATGCATGTTATTCTCCAGAAAATGTGGAGATAACTGATTGCATTAGCGTTGTTACATTGTTACAAACTGTTCACATCTTTGCACATTTCTGAAGGTCACAGTTGCCCTCCTGCTTACGTCTTTGCCTCGGTTGTCTCCCTTCGGAGTTTGAAAGTTAACCAGCGATTGATTGACATGTAGTTGAACTACTAAACCCTGCCCTTATCAATGACAGTGATACCAATCAAAGACAAAACACAATCAAATGCAACGACAACAGGTTTATTGAAGATAAAATGGGTATGGTGTGGGAAGGGGATTGGGGATGAAGAAAAAAGTGTGAGAGAAAATAGAAACACCATTGTTGGTGCCTGCATCAGTGATCTCCCTGTATAGTGTTGTGGTGGCAGGTAAGGCGGCTCTCATCCTTGTTGATTTCATCCTCTTTCTTGGAAGCCACTTTAGCCTGAAAAACGAAAGGTATAAAATATAGAAAACCTATTTTACAGACAGCCATTATCACTGGATATTAGCATCAAAATAGTTGATAAATGATTATGTTAAGTACAAAGAGAATTACAGTATGGGTTATTACTTACAGGCTTCTTGTTCTTCCCCCTGAGAGCTCTCCAGAGAGATGAGAATAATCCacacctcttcttcttcttggcaGCAGCAGTTGATGAGATGTCGTTGACATCAGTAGTAGAGGTAGACATTTTCTCAGCAGACTGCTCCAGGCTGGTAGCACTAGCATCAACTTCACGTAAAGCAACATGGCTACTCTTGGTTGAACCCATAGAAATAGTGATGGTAAGTCTACTTCCCTTGGTTGACACATCAGCCACATGGACCTCAGGTTGGTTGGAGGCTCTCAGGGTGGAGTCCTCATCCTGAGACACTAGATTTGTAGCAGACTGGAACCGGTCATTCTCCACGATGGAAACACTGGTAGACAGAACCTGAGATACTAGGACTGCAGCAGACTGGATCAGGTCATTCTCCAcaatggaaacactggtggacagaacctgagacactaggcctgcagcagactTGATCAGGTCATTCTCCGcaatggaaacactggtggacagaacctgagacactcggcctgcagcagactggatcaggtcattctccacaatggaaacactggtggacagaacctgagacactaggcctgcagcagactggatcaggtcattctccacaatggaaacactggtggacagaacctgagacactaggcctgcagcagactggatctggtcattctccacaatggaaacactggtggacagaacctgagacACTAGGCCTGCAGCAGACCGGATTAGGTCATTCTCCATAATGGcaacactggtggacagaacctgagatACTAGGTCTGCAGACGACTGGTTCAGGTTGTCTTCCTCGatggaaacactggtggacagaacctgaAGAGTCTGGTGGAGTGTCAGTGGCTCCCACTCATCCAGGAAGAAGCTCTCGACAGAGGGGAAGCTTCTTCCTTTCAGAACTGGGGGAATGTAGGGGTGTACCCAACAGTCCAGAGCAGAGAGCTGTTGATGGCATTCGCGTAGTGGTACTTGTCGCCAAGTATCTCTGCAAAGCTCTGACGGATGTTCTGACTCTCTGACTCTGGACCTTCAAGGGTGTTGAGTTGGGTCACCATTGAAATCCACCCTGAAAGAAACGCCATGACAGCACAGGATCAACAAAACAGATTTTTAGCATTATAAGAAAGGGAGGGATATTTTCCTTTTCACTCATGGCAAATAATGTGTGTTCGAATAATATCTCCTATTTCCTTAAAGTGTGCACTCCTTCTCTACTTCCCAGACATCTTAAACcgttggattggtggaggcatagGCTAGTGGGAGTTTCAaccatatttcttataccagtcatttcttTTTAATTCAGTGAAGTGAACAAGTGcgcactttgggaggaaggagagataattgaGACATTGCATATTTTACTTGGCCTAAGTAAAACCATTTACAGCTGTAAATATTCATTTTGCATGGTTACATTGCTTGGCAACTAACAACAAAGGCCTTTACAGCCATCTTATTCTAAGTTTGAAGATATTTCCTTTCTACTAAGAATTAAATCAATTAATATTTTAGTTTTAAGACTGAAATAATTAAATTATTCTTACCTGAGTTAACTGCGTTGTCCTTAATAGAATAATGTCCGTCTTCAGGGAGGGTGAATGAAAAGCTTGCCATAATGCTGTATCTCTCGTTTGTCGATCAAGAACTGAAGATTTCTTGAGAGTTCTGAACATAACTCTCTGGTTCTGGAGTTCCATACGAAGCGTCGGCATTGTGACCCTCTGTCGCATAGAGATGGAATTATTTATGTCCAGAATGCCATTACGCAGGGTTTCGAATGGAATTCGgttacactttatttggatagtcccaagtggatggtttgtagatgttcaataactgtcagcatttcaactaactatccactAACCCTAAGCCTTAACCCTTAACATTAGCCCTAAAcgtaacccttacccttattctaaactaACCCTAACAttggcaagcagttgcttatcaacagatcgtTTGTTGAAAGTATGCCCATCTGTAGATTATTTATacgggactatccaaataaagtgtgaccaggAATTCTATCTCTGTTTAATAATActacatttattttatatagcacttttcatTAAAGAGAACTTCAAatatgcttaaaaaaaaaaactaatgtaGGATTCTGACATTGGCTGGTTTTGACTTGGGGGATGGTTTCCACAGCTGACGGTGTTGAGGCAGTTCAGAAAGGTAGTAGCCGCGGAGGGAGCGTCGATGGTACAGGGAGGGAGAAGCGTCAGTCGGATAGACGGGCCCGGAGCTCTTAATCGGGCACCTTCGCTGTATTCTCCTCCTCAAGTGGATCATCAACAACCGAAGGTGTAGCACATGAGAGTCACACGCTGGCCAATACCAACATGTTAAGAATATGTCGTCCTCTGAATATTGTAATTGATTGTAGAATATCGAGTAAACTAGGGTCAACACCCTCACTGTTTATGCACTCAAAAGGGACCATGCTAAAATCATGTCCCGCGCTTTTCCTCAACTGGGAATTCGTTTTTTCTACCAAACTCTCCAGTTCAGTTCTTCATTCAGTTATTTTTCAGAAAATtattcttaatttttttttaccATATTGCACCATCAACAGAATTCTTTCAAATATTTAGCCTACTTACAGGGAGCTCTTGTCTCCCCGTGACTATTTCCCTCTTATGTAATACTGTAAATGTGGTGTATATAACTTGCCAGCTCTGCAAAGGATGGTTAAAGAATGATACCACCCTGACATTTGCATGTCTGTAGCCTACCCCTGGAAAAAAGAGATACATGGAGTAGACATGTTTTAAATGCAAACTTCTTTACCTTCTTAGGTGTTCTGGTAGAATTGACTTTGAATGTTGTTAATGGCAAAATCTAGAACCCAGAAGTCTAGAATCTAGAACACACATCAGACACAGTTTATCATACTTTATTTTGTAGGGGAACCACAGGTACTTTAAAAGAAGGTTATACAGAGCTGTACATAGGAGAGCAGTATTCACAGAAATGATAGCCATGTCTTCTCCCAAAGTTTAAATACTATTCTTTAATTCtctataatatttttttataataatgatACAATAAAAGCTTGTGTAACTGGTCCTGCAGCTTTTTCGATATGTTGTCGATGAtgtcattgtggtcctctgtagctcagctggtagagcacggcgcttgtaacgccaaggtagtgggttcgatccccgggaccacccatacacaaaaaaaatgtatgcacgcatgactgtaagtcgctttggataaaagcgcctgctaaatggcatattattattattattattattgttgtgttacagggctcatttttttttctccaaaaaaggAAAATTAAAAGAGTTATGATTTCTAACACATAACAGGCACAGACTGCCATCCTGCGTATGATGGTGTATGTATGATGACGCCCAATTCACTCACAAAAGAGAGACTGAAagacagagggatagatagacagaaagagacaaagagagggagagatgtgcCCCGTTTGAATACTTCAGAAATGCTtccttccttgaagtaatcactgatctgattTGGTTGGGCGGTCAGAGTAATAAGACCGTCACCTTGCTTTCACCTGTCCAATCACCAATGGATCTGTGCTTACCCGAAGAAAGGATGCATCTCTTCAGTATGCGAACAGAGACAGATAAGCTTGATGTTGGAGAGTGGTCAGTAACATTTGGAGAACGGGCATCAGTTCATAGTAAGGTTGCTGGGGGGTTGGATGTTGAATTTCGGACCCCCTGGTTGAGACCCCTCTTCCGCTGCCCTGACCCCCAATCCCTGATCTTTGACCTCCAGGTGGGTCACTTCCAGAGCTGTGTGCTGAGTGTCTGACCGGAGGGTGAAGCGGCCCAGCCTCCCATGGTGGAGGCAGGCTGACCGAGCAGGCCCTGCCCCCCGGCACCGTTCAGACTCATCCCTGACATCTGCTGGTTCAtctggggaagaaagagagagacgcagTAGTAAGGTAAAGGTGTCAGGGTCAGGGAAACACAATATTGCCTAATACAAAATCAAACCCCCTTACCCCAATGCATCTATATCGATCTCAGAAAATTGGATAGTTATGGCAATATGGTAACATTACCTAATTAAGTTAACTCCCAAAGATACTGATCTTGTATTCTCATTAAACCATCTTATACTTCAAATGCAAAGCTTACTCCTAGGGGAAAAAACCCAATATGCCAAAGAACGAGACAACAAAATAACTACCATACCTGTCCCATGTTCCACTGGCCCTGCTGCCCAGGCTGGACGGCATACATCCCCTGCATGCCCTGAGCGGGCACCATACCGCTGGCATCCCCCTGGGTACCCCCATCATCCTCGAGCCATGCCAACCATCCCGGCCGCAGGCGCTTGTCCCATGAAACCGTTGGGCATTGTCATGCCAACCATCATGCCTGTGTTGGGTCCCATCATGGCGGCTCCGCTCTGAGCCATCATGGCACCCATGACGGTGGTGGGGGGGCATGCCCGTGCCCATGCCAGGAAAGGCCTGGTAGCCAGTGGGGACCTGCTGCTGGGGGATGCCTACTGGAAACTGCATCTGGGCGGGGTTCATGTATATACCAGCTggagtggagaaagagaggagaaatactGAAAACAGGGTTGCACAGTTTGTCTTTCTTTCAAAATAAAACGTTCTGTTAACCTTTATGACTGGCTTGCCACAGATAAACTGAGAGAGTGGGAAAGTGACTGAACAACTTGGTTGGTGACTTGCTACTTTAGAAGTGTTTGGTATTTACACTATATAGCCCAGAGCCAGTTGGGGACCATTTCCAACCTCTGTGTtattggttggtgtgtgtgtgagtgtgtgtgtgtgcatgcacttgtGTTTGCGTGCACATGCCCAAAATGATGCATGACAGGGCGACCATTTTACTGGCATATgcgcctaaatattttgctgtgcgacctggaataTTAATTTAGGAGCACAAGTGCgcctggatttaaaaaaaaatcccccagatgataattgttgtaatgattaCTTCACTGTACCGAAGCCCCTGAGTGCCATGGAGA includes:
- the LOC123488429 gene encoding uncharacterized protein LOC123488429, which produces MENDLIRSAAGLVSQVLSTSVSIAENDLIKSAAGLVSQVLSTSVSIVENDLIQSAAVLVSQVLSTSVSIVENDRFQSATNLVSQDEDSTLRASNQPEVHVADVSTKGSRLTITISMGSTKSSHVALREVDASATSLEQSAEKMSTSTTDVNDISSTAAAKKKKRCGLFSSLWRALRGKNKKPAKVASKKEDEINKDESRLTCHHNTIQGDH